In Sulfitobacter sp. W027, a single window of DNA contains:
- a CDS encoding FAD-dependent oxidoreductase codes for MKSRTKVVVIGGGIAGCSTLYHLTQEGWTDVVLVERDELTSGTTWHSAAQVTNFGANQTMVGLKTHSINLYKRLSEDPEYPINYHHADGGIRLANTEAQMQGYRHFASMARGMDVDLEVIDAEECARRHLLISTENLLGGLWDPLDGDIDPAQLCQALAYHARKAGAEVYRNTPVTALTQHKDDTWTVHTKHGDIDCDIVVNACGYRVNEVGSMMGVHHPVASMEHQYFLTEDIPAIAEAGHRMPLLRCPISDYYSRQEKNGLLVGFYEQNCKTWGMDGIDPNFVNALCPDDLERVMDVLEGAFERMPALAETGIRSIVNGPITYTIDGAPLVGPIPGKRNAFCIIGLRAGLGEGGGHGWLLAQQIVHGEACYDTWVIDPRRFTGHANVELTALKAIEDYQNEFRFHFPHEHRPAARPAKTTPLTPVMAAEGAEFTMVNGWERVDYIKPSPDFHPTLSFDFDEAFDVVAAEVRNVAENVGLCEVNGFNRFEITGSDRHSFLDRMLCGVVTKRDGRVGLGYLLNHHGMVKGEATVANLPASDRGPQRVWYGSAAASEYHDMDWLKLHLRDDEDVQIRSLTNDQTILVLAGPKARDVLSACARGDWSKEAFPWLSLRECFIGFAPATVLGVSFSGELAYEIHVPNNALYAAYLALREAGKTHGLKLFGARAVESMRMEKGFMHWKADLLTEFDPFETALDRFVKPEKPADFIGKEALRKRMEEGPRKKLVTLKVDATHAPAHGGASLMQDGKVVGTVTSGDWGHRVGMNLAYAFVDPALASPGTQIPLDLYGEIVGTEVIDPSPYDPSYALMRG; via the coding sequence ATGAAATCTCGGACCAAAGTGGTTGTTATCGGCGGCGGTATCGCCGGCTGCTCGACGCTTTATCATCTCACACAGGAAGGCTGGACAGATGTTGTCTTGGTTGAGCGTGATGAGCTTACCTCAGGCACGACTTGGCATTCGGCGGCGCAGGTCACGAACTTTGGGGCCAATCAAACGATGGTGGGGCTCAAGACCCATTCCATCAACCTATACAAACGCTTGTCCGAAGACCCAGAGTATCCGATCAACTACCATCATGCGGACGGCGGCATCCGACTGGCCAACACCGAAGCGCAGATGCAGGGCTATCGCCATTTTGCCTCAATGGCGCGCGGCATGGATGTGGATCTGGAAGTCATCGACGCTGAAGAATGCGCCCGGCGACACCTGCTGATATCGACCGAGAATCTGCTGGGCGGGCTTTGGGATCCGCTCGATGGCGACATTGATCCCGCGCAGCTTTGTCAGGCTTTGGCCTATCACGCACGCAAAGCCGGGGCCGAGGTCTACCGCAATACGCCGGTCACAGCCCTGACGCAGCACAAAGACGACACTTGGACGGTCCACACCAAACACGGCGATATCGACTGCGATATTGTGGTCAACGCCTGCGGCTACCGGGTGAATGAGGTCGGCAGTATGATGGGGGTGCATCACCCGGTGGCCTCAATGGAGCACCAGTATTTTCTGACCGAGGACATTCCCGCCATCGCCGAGGCCGGGCATCGCATGCCCCTGCTGCGCTGTCCTATTTCCGACTACTACAGCCGTCAGGAAAAGAACGGCCTGCTGGTCGGCTTTTATGAGCAGAACTGCAAAACTTGGGGGATGGACGGGATCGACCCGAATTTCGTCAACGCCCTTTGTCCGGATGATCTTGAACGGGTCATGGACGTGCTCGAAGGCGCCTTTGAGCGCATGCCCGCACTGGCCGAAACCGGCATCCGCTCCATCGTCAACGGACCGATCACCTATACCATCGACGGCGCGCCGCTGGTCGGTCCGATCCCCGGCAAGCGCAACGCCTTTTGCATCATCGGCCTGCGCGCAGGTCTGGGCGAGGGCGGGGGGCACGGTTGGCTTTTGGCTCAGCAGATCGTTCACGGGGAAGCCTGCTATGACACCTGGGTCATTGATCCGCGCCGCTTCACCGGCCATGCCAATGTGGAACTGACGGCGCTCAAGGCCATCGAAGACTACCAGAACGAATTCCGCTTCCACTTCCCGCATGAGCATCGCCCCGCTGCGCGACCCGCCAAGACCACGCCGCTGACCCCGGTGATGGCCGCCGAAGGGGCCGAGTTCACCATGGTCAACGGTTGGGAGCGGGTCGATTACATCAAGCCGTCGCCGGACTTCCACCCAACCTTGAGCTTTGACTTCGACGAGGCTTTTGACGTGGTCGCGGCTGAAGTGAGGAACGTGGCCGAGAATGTCGGCCTCTGCGAGGTCAACGGCTTCAACCGGTTTGAGATCACCGGCAGCGACCGCCACAGCTTCCTTGACCGGATGCTCTGCGGCGTGGTCACAAAACGCGACGGTCGTGTGGGCTTGGGCTACCTACTGAACCACCACGGCATGGTCAAAGGCGAGGCCACAGTCGCCAACTTGCCCGCCTCGGACCGCGGCCCGCAGCGGGTCTGGTACGGTTCGGCAGCCGCCAGCGAATATCACGACATGGACTGGCTCAAACTGCATCTGCGCGACGACGAAGATGTGCAAATCCGCAGCCTCACCAATGACCAAACGATCCTCGTGCTCGCCGGGCCAAAGGCACGCGATGTGCTCAGCGCATGTGCGCGCGGCGACTGGTCGAAAGAGGCGTTCCCATGGCTCAGCCTGCGCGAATGTTTCATCGGATTTGCGCCTGCCACGGTGCTAGGCGTCAGTTTCTCGGGCGAGTTAGCCTATGAAATCCACGTGCCAAACAACGCGCTCTATGCCGCCTATCTGGCCCTGCGCGAGGCTGGCAAGACGCATGGCCTTAAGCTCTTCGGTGCCCGCGCGGTGGAATCGATGCGGATGGAGAAAGGCTTTATGCACTGGAAAGCTGACCTGCTGACCGAGTTCGACCCGTTTGAGACCGCGCTGGACCGTTTCGTAAAACCCGAAAAGCCCGCCGATTTCATTGGGAAGGAGGCGCTTCGCAAGCGCATGGAAGAAGGGCCGCGCAAAAAACTGGTAACGCTCAAGGTCGACGCGACCCATGCCCCGGCCCATGGCGGTGCCTCACTCATGCAAGACGGGAAGGTCGTCGGCACCGTAACCTCAGGCGATTGGGGGCACCGGGTGGGCATGAACCTCGCCTATGCTTTTGTCGATCCGGCGCTGGCCTCCCCCGGCACGCAAATCCCGCTTGATCTCTATGGGGAAATCGTTGGCACCGAGGTGATCGACCCCTCGCCATATGATCCTTCCTATGCGCTAATGCGCGGATAA
- a CDS encoding sensor histidine kinase: MTAMSLRSRLFMLILPPLLLLSIILGFWRFEVAQRTSETLFDRSLLAAALAISRDVAISGGDALSPSTRDFVSDAGGGELFYHVTGPGGIYITGYAYPPVSKGQTDEERLNYTIAEYRGEPVRVLRMTESTTIGNLTGDTIVTVWQRDSDRNAFAAALARRAAALIASLMAALALVVWFGVKIGLRPLNNLQDAIQHRSPDDLRDIRRAVPAEVFGIVATLNRLFGQVRQSIEDHQVFISNAAHQLRNPASALLSLAEVLPDVSDPQERRQRERELIAAARKSARLANQLLSLERLRYDDAPTFGALELNALAAEACSDFAPTVLSRDIDFGFEPYPDSLPVKGDTVLLGEAITNLLENAVTHGGTGLSAIRVRTMVEGQNAVLTVEDDGVGIPEDSAQAAFERFGQLSEGEGSGLGLAIVQDVLRRHGGKAELIPQEKGLVVKLKIPLASPPVDT, from the coding sequence ATGACCGCAATGTCGCTGCGCTCGCGGCTTTTCATGCTGATCCTGCCGCCGCTGCTGCTGCTCTCCATCATTCTGGGGTTTTGGCGCTTTGAAGTGGCGCAGCGCACCTCTGAAACCCTGTTCGACCGGAGCCTGCTGGCCGCAGCTTTGGCGATCTCCCGCGATGTGGCGATTTCGGGCGGGGACGCACTGTCCCCCAGCACGCGGGATTTTGTCTCTGACGCGGGGGGCGGCGAGCTTTTCTACCACGTCACCGGCCCCGGTGGCATCTACATTACCGGCTATGCCTATCCGCCCGTATCTAAAGGCCAAACGGACGAGGAAAGGCTCAACTACACGATAGCTGAGTATCGGGGCGAACCTGTACGCGTGTTGCGGATGACGGAGAGCACGACCATCGGGAACCTGACCGGCGACACGATCGTCACGGTTTGGCAAAGGGACAGCGATCGCAATGCCTTTGCCGCGGCATTGGCGCGGCGGGCAGCTGCCCTGATAGCCAGTCTGATGGCAGCCCTTGCCTTGGTGGTCTGGTTCGGCGTGAAGATCGGCCTGCGCCCCTTGAACAATTTGCAAGACGCGATCCAGCACCGGTCCCCCGACGACCTGCGCGATATTCGCCGCGCGGTGCCAGCAGAGGTCTTTGGCATTGTCGCCACGTTGAACCGGCTTTTTGGACAGGTACGGCAAAGCATAGAGGATCATCAGGTCTTTATATCGAATGCCGCGCATCAACTACGCAACCCCGCATCGGCGCTGTTGTCATTGGCCGAGGTTTTGCCGGATGTCAGCGATCCGCAAGAGCGCCGCCAAAGGGAACGCGAATTGATTGCAGCCGCACGTAAATCGGCGCGGCTTGCAAATCAGCTGCTGTCTCTCGAACGGTTACGCTACGACGATGCGCCAACATTCGGTGCGCTTGAGCTCAATGCCCTCGCGGCAGAAGCGTGCAGTGACTTTGCCCCCACGGTCCTGTCGCGGGACATAGATTTCGGCTTTGAACCCTATCCAGACTCGCTACCGGTTAAAGGCGACACTGTGCTGCTCGGTGAGGCGATCACCAATCTACTTGAGAACGCGGTGACCCATGGCGGAACAGGCCTCTCCGCGATCCGCGTGAGGACCATGGTTGAGGGGCAAAATGCAGTTCTGACCGTGGAAGACGACGGCGTGGGCATTCCCGAAGACAGCGCTCAGGCCGCTTTTGAAAGGTTCGGCCAGCTAAGCGAAGGGGAAGGAAGCGGTCTCGGTCTTGCGATCGTTCAGGATGTCCTGCGCCGACACGGCGGCAAAGCTGAGCTAATACCACAAGAAAAGGGGCTGGTGGTTAAGCTAAAAATCCCGTTGGCGTCGCCGCCTGTCGATACCTGA
- a CDS encoding response regulator transcription factor codes for MRIAVIEDNEALAQGIAHRLRDRGHAVDLLHDGEDADAFLRHEGADLIVLDCNLPGCDGLEVLTRLRRRGDGTPVILLTARAETSERVAGLDAGADDYLTKPFEMDELEARLRAMARRKNLEFAARDALGPLVFDRTNRQLLKDEQPLAFPRKELATLECLLERRGRIVSKSQLITHVYGTGAEQEDSAIEPHVSRLRKRLEPFGIRIKAARGLGYMLEVDSA; via the coding sequence ATGCGCATAGCAGTCATCGAAGACAATGAGGCCCTTGCTCAAGGAATTGCCCATCGCCTGCGCGATCGCGGCCATGCGGTGGACCTGCTGCACGATGGGGAAGACGCGGATGCTTTTCTGCGCCATGAGGGGGCAGACTTGATTGTACTGGATTGCAATCTGCCCGGTTGCGACGGGCTGGAGGTTCTGACCCGGCTGCGCCGCCGTGGCGATGGCACGCCGGTGATCCTGCTGACCGCGCGGGCGGAGACTTCAGAGCGAGTAGCAGGGCTGGATGCCGGGGCCGATGATTATCTAACCAAGCCCTTCGAGATGGATGAGCTAGAGGCCCGGCTGCGGGCCATGGCGCGGCGCAAAAACCTTGAGTTCGCCGCCCGCGACGCGCTCGGCCCCTTGGTCTTTGACCGAACCAACCGCCAATTGCTGAAGGATGAACAGCCACTGGCCTTCCCCCGCAAAGAACTGGCGACGCTTGAATGCCTGCTGGAGAGGCGCGGGAGGATCGTGTCGAAATCCCAGTTGATCACCCATGTCTACGGCACCGGGGCCGAGCAGGAAGACAGTGCCATCGAACCGCATGTGTCGCGTCTTCGCAAACGGTTGGAGCCCTTCGGCATCCGCATCAAAGCCGCCCGTGGGCTGGGCTATATGCTGGAAGTCGACAGCGCATGA
- a CDS encoding tricarboxylate transporter: protein MTIKYFAATAASAACLAAPALAEVDFAGKTIEWVIPFSETGGSAKWANFFAPLLSEELPGNPTVVVKFMPGAGSTKGANWFQEQEHDEGTVLFGTSGSTQFPYLLDDPRVRYEYSDWKPVMASGTGGVAYLNPTDGEKFDGTANNLKDVNFIYGSQGATRLDLVPLLAWEMLGMNVEPVFGIKGRGDGRLMFERGEATIDYQTSSSYLGASADLVEKGQAVPMMTWGALDEDGNIVRDPTFPDILTFKEVCEATEGCETEGEAWDAWKAFFIAGFPVQKIAFLPAGTPDDVIETYTAAFDAVRNREDFAQIAEKRVGKYPVFVGEGAAKATQRGTTVSAEAKAFVTNWLQEAYGVSLK from the coding sequence ATGACTATCAAGTATTTCGCCGCAACCGCTGCATCCGCCGCCTGCCTCGCCGCTCCGGCGCTGGCCGAGGTTGACTTTGCAGGCAAGACCATCGAGTGGGTCATCCCCTTCTCGGAAACGGGTGGCTCGGCCAAATGGGCCAACTTCTTTGCCCCGCTTTTGTCCGAAGAACTGCCCGGCAACCCCACCGTCGTCGTCAAGTTCATGCCAGGTGCTGGTTCGACCAAAGGCGCCAACTGGTTCCAAGAGCAAGAGCATGACGAGGGCACGGTCCTTTTCGGCACCTCTGGCTCGACCCAGTTCCCCTATCTGCTGGACGATCCGCGCGTGCGGTATGAGTACAGCGACTGGAAGCCTGTCATGGCATCGGGCACCGGCGGGGTCGCCTATCTGAACCCCACAGACGGTGAGAAATTCGACGGCACTGCCAATAACCTCAAAGACGTCAACTTCATCTACGGCTCGCAGGGGGCCACGCGCCTTGACCTCGTGCCGTTGCTGGCATGGGAGATGCTGGGGATGAATGTCGAGCCGGTCTTTGGCATCAAGGGCCGTGGCGATGGCCGTCTGATGTTTGAGCGCGGCGAGGCCACGATCGACTATCAGACCTCGTCAAGCTACCTCGGTGCCTCTGCCGATTTGGTCGAAAAGGGTCAAGCCGTGCCGATGATGACCTGGGGTGCGCTGGACGAGGACGGTAACATCGTTCGTGACCCCACTTTCCCCGACATCCTGACCTTTAAAGAAGTCTGCGAAGCGACCGAAGGCTGTGAGACCGAAGGTGAGGCTTGGGACGCGTGGAAGGCCTTCTTTATCGCTGGCTTCCCGGTGCAAAAGATCGCCTTCCTGCCTGCAGGGACGCCCGATGACGTGATCGAGACCTACACAGCGGCCTTTGACGCGGTGCGCAACCGCGAAGATTTCGCCCAGATCGCCGAGAAGCGTGTCGGGAAATACCCCGTCTTCGTAGGCGAAGGCGCAGCCAAGGCAACACAGCGCGGCACGACTGTCTCTGCAGAGGCGAAGGCCTTCGTCACCAACTGGCTGCAAGAAGCCTATGGCGTTTCGCTGAAGTAA
- a CDS encoding tripartite tricarboxylate transporter permease translates to MDLFATALPALGQAWALILQPMVLGYLVLGVVMGLAVGVFPGLGGIAGLSLLLPFMFGMDPVLGLALMIGMVAVVPTSDTFASVLMGIPGSSASQATVLDGFPMAKKGQAARALSAAFTSSLFGGLVGAAFLTMFIVIARPIVLSFGLPEMLMISILGLSMVAVLAGRVALKGLAAAGLGLLIGTIGEADAGGSLRMATYDIPYLTDGLKLVIVGLGIFAVPEIVSLLRQDRAISKEAKLGAGWGEGVRDWVDNKWLSVRCSLIGVVVGVIPGLGGSVVDWIAYGHAVQTTKDKSNFGKGEVRGVIGPESSNNAKEGGGLVPTLLFGIPGSGSMAIFIGAIALLGSGEIEVGPSMLRDNLDITYSIVWLLALANVVGTLLCIAASGGIAKLTTIRFTYLAPFLFMLISFAAFQSGQNFEDILALFLIGLIGIFLRRFDWSRPAFLIGFVLSNPVEKFSNQAFQIASFRFRKSFEEGMDYIFSPIVIVLLIVTVVSVVLGLRQAKSIMAEGDVQSGSKRAPLVFLLIIMGYVVAALINASLIPDYNMTDKIVPLVVGGIALAALLILLVQMILRPESDAIFADKEVSGEDADAPYGLWGTLAWFVGLIIATYFVGFILALLGFLVSFLRVRAQARWPKTLILTACGIALMCVMAGALNRDFPPGLLQGAVDLPWPLN, encoded by the coding sequence ATGGATCTGTTCGCAACCGCTCTGCCTGCGCTTGGCCAGGCATGGGCTCTCATTCTGCAACCTATGGTTCTGGGATATCTGGTGCTGGGCGTGGTCATGGGCCTGGCTGTCGGGGTCTTTCCCGGTCTTGGCGGGATCGCGGGGCTGTCGCTGCTCTTGCCCTTCATGTTCGGCATGGACCCGGTGCTGGGTCTGGCACTGATGATCGGCATGGTCGCCGTGGTGCCGACCTCTGACACCTTCGCCTCGGTCCTGATGGGCATTCCGGGTTCTTCGGCCAGCCAAGCCACGGTGCTCGATGGCTTTCCGATGGCCAAGAAAGGCCAAGCCGCGCGGGCGCTTTCGGCGGCATTCACCTCATCGCTCTTCGGCGGTCTGGTCGGCGCGGCGTTCCTGACGATGTTCATCGTCATCGCGCGGCCCATCGTGTTGTCCTTCGGCCTGCCTGAAATGTTGATGATCTCGATCCTTGGCCTGTCGATGGTCGCGGTATTGGCCGGGCGCGTGGCGCTCAAAGGTCTGGCGGCCGCGGGCCTCGGCCTGCTCATCGGCACCATCGGTGAGGCCGACGCGGGCGGTTCCCTGCGCATGGCGACCTATGACATCCCCTACCTCACGGACGGCTTGAAACTGGTGATCGTCGGCCTTGGCATCTTTGCCGTGCCCGAGATCGTATCGCTCCTGCGCCAAGACCGGGCCATTTCAAAAGAAGCCAAGCTTGGCGCGGGCTGGGGCGAAGGCGTGCGGGACTGGGTTGATAACAAATGGCTCTCGGTGCGCTGCTCGCTGATCGGCGTGGTGGTTGGCGTTATTCCCGGACTTGGTGGCTCTGTCGTTGATTGGATCGCCTATGGGCACGCAGTTCAAACAACGAAGGACAAATCGAACTTCGGCAAAGGCGAAGTGCGCGGTGTGATCGGGCCGGAGAGCTCGAATAACGCGAAAGAGGGCGGCGGCTTGGTCCCTACCCTGCTCTTCGGCATTCCGGGCTCTGGCTCCATGGCGATCTTCATTGGTGCCATCGCGCTGTTGGGATCTGGCGAGATCGAAGTCGGCCCATCGATGCTGCGCGACAACCTCGACATCACCTATTCGATCGTCTGGTTGCTGGCGCTGGCCAATGTCGTCGGCACGCTTCTGTGCATCGCGGCTTCGGGCGGCATCGCGAAGCTAACCACAATCCGCTTCACCTACCTCGCACCGTTCCTCTTCATGCTGATCTCCTTCGCGGCATTTCAGTCCGGGCAGAACTTCGAAGACATCCTCGCGCTCTTCCTGATCGGGCTGATCGGCATCTTCCTGCGCCGTTTTGACTGGTCGCGCCCGGCTTTCCTCATCGGTTTCGTGCTGTCCAACCCGGTCGAGAAATTCTCGAACCAAGCGTTTCAGATCGCATCGTTTCGGTTCCGCAAATCCTTTGAGGAAGGCATGGACTATATCTTCTCTCCAATCGTCATCGTGCTGCTGATCGTCACCGTGGTCTCTGTCGTGCTGGGCCTGCGTCAGGCCAAGTCGATCATGGCCGAAGGCGACGTTCAGTCAGGATCCAAACGCGCACCGTTGGTCTTTTTGCTGATCATCATGGGCTACGTCGTGGCCGCGCTGATCAATGCCTCGCTGATCCCTGACTACAACATGACCGATAAGATCGTGCCGCTGGTTGTGGGGGGCATCGCCTTGGCCGCGCTGCTGATCCTGCTGGTGCAGATGATCCTGCGCCCCGAAAGCGATGCGATCTTTGCCGACAAGGAAGTCTCTGGCGAGGACGCGGATGCGCCCTACGGGTTGTGGGGCACGCTGGCTTGGTTCGTGGGGCTGATCATCGCCACCTACTTCGTCGGCTTCATCCTCGCACTCTTGGGCTTTTTGGTCAGCTTCCTGCGGGTCCGGGCACAAGCACGTTGGCCGAAAACCCTGATCCTGACCGCCTGCGGCATCGCGCTGATGTGCGTCATGGCCGGTGCGCTTAACCGTGATTTCCCACCCGGTCTGCTGCAAGGCGCAGTCGATCTGCCGTGGCCGCTGAACTGA
- a CDS encoding 4-oxalomesaconate tautomerase, with protein sequence MTQTAIPYLFMRGGTSRGPYFNRADLPEDRETLAEVLLAVVGSGHPLNIDGIGGGAAVTTKVAMLSPSDDSWADVDYFFAQVSVEDRLVDFKPTCGNILSGVGPAAVELGLVQPTGDVTDVKIHAVNTGAKVLSKVLTPGGVLTYDGDTQIAGVPGAGAAVALNFMGVVGSSTGAFLPTGNIRDTFDGVEVTCMDVAMPMVIARATDFGLTGYESVAELDANMDFFARMEAIRLQAGAAMGMGDVSKSVTPKFGLLAPAREGGTIATRYFMPWNTHPSMAVTGAQCLASCALTPGSVADGLLERPIQSPADVVLEHASGTIDVLVDYDTSDGFALNSAGLLRTARKLADGCVFVPSRIWEGR encoded by the coding sequence ATGACACAGACTGCTATCCCCTATCTCTTCATGCGCGGCGGCACCTCGCGGGGGCCATACTTCAACCGCGCGGATCTGCCGGAAGACCGCGAAACGCTGGCCGAAGTGCTACTCGCCGTGGTGGGCTCTGGCCATCCGCTCAACATCGACGGCATCGGCGGCGGCGCGGCGGTCACCACCAAGGTCGCAATGCTATCGCCTTCAGACGACAGTTGGGCCGATGTGGACTATTTTTTCGCCCAAGTCTCGGTCGAGGATCGGCTGGTCGATTTCAAACCGACCTGCGGAAATATCCTGTCGGGTGTCGGCCCTGCGGCGGTGGAATTGGGCCTCGTCCAACCCACCGGCGATGTGACGGATGTGAAGATCCACGCCGTCAACACTGGGGCCAAGGTGCTCTCCAAAGTGCTGACCCCCGGCGGCGTGCTCACCTATGACGGCGACACCCAGATCGCGGGTGTGCCCGGAGCCGGAGCGGCCGTGGCGTTAAACTTCATGGGGGTCGTCGGCTCTTCGACCGGGGCGTTTTTGCCTACGGGCAACATCCGCGATACCTTTGACGGGGTCGAAGTCACCTGCATGGATGTGGCCATGCCGATGGTCATCGCCCGCGCGACGGACTTTGGCCTGACGGGGTATGAAAGCGTCGCCGAACTCGACGCGAACATGGATTTCTTTGCCCGTATGGAAGCAATCCGCCTTCAGGCCGGGGCCGCTATGGGCATGGGAGACGTGTCGAAATCCGTCACGCCCAAGTTCGGCTTGCTGGCCCCTGCCCGCGAGGGCGGCACCATCGCGACACGCTATTTCATGCCGTGGAACACGCACCCCTCCATGGCGGTGACCGGGGCGCAATGCCTCGCGTCCTGCGCGCTCACGCCCGGCAGTGTGGCCGATGGCCTGTTGGAACGCCCCATTCAAAGCCCCGCCGACGTTGTGCTCGAACATGCCTCTGGCACGATTGACGTGCTGGTGGATTACGACACGTCCGACGGCTTCGCGCTGAACTCCGCCGGGCTGCTGCGGACGGCGCGCAAGCTGGCGGATGGCTGTGTCTTTGTCCCCTCGCGCATTTGGGAGGGTCGCTGA
- a CDS encoding universal stress protein, protein MPVMNLLVAFNGSDASVAALRYAASLAKQRGAHVTAILAHTAHEVIDRRSRWIPEEARALLEAANSEISAEVTRRFEELRPALGLGDALDFREETGRVDTLLSEGARYYDMLIVGARTESDDAHVTHHPDRIALQSGRPVIVVPAGYDAGARHSHAALAWDGGRAAARALSDSLRLLEADGRVSVLTVGKRTSWPIADLMTHLDRHGVEAVHENFPTTHPVAQTLLSYCERHDPSLLVLGAYEHSKFREDFLGGVTAEVLEKIKIPVLLSH, encoded by the coding sequence ATGCCCGTGATGAACCTGCTTGTCGCCTTCAACGGCTCCGACGCCTCCGTCGCCGCGCTGCGCTATGCCGCTTCTCTCGCCAAACAGCGCGGCGCACATGTGACGGCGATCCTTGCGCATACCGCGCATGAGGTGATCGACCGTCGTTCCCGTTGGATCCCTGAAGAGGCCCGTGCCCTGTTGGAGGCAGCCAACAGCGAAATCTCGGCCGAGGTCACCCGCCGGTTCGAAGAACTCCGCCCCGCCCTCGGTCTGGGCGACGCGCTGGATTTCCGCGAAGAGACGGGCCGCGTCGACACGCTGCTTTCAGAGGGCGCGCGCTATTATGACATGCTGATCGTCGGCGCCCGGACCGAGAGTGACGACGCTCATGTGACCCACCACCCGGACCGCATCGCCTTGCAATCTGGGCGTCCTGTGATCGTGGTGCCCGCGGGCTATGACGCAGGCGCGCGGCACAGCCATGCGGCGCTGGCATGGGACGGCGGACGCGCCGCCGCGCGGGCGCTGTCGGACAGCCTGCGCTTGCTTGAGGCCGATGGCCGGGTCAGCGTTCTGACGGTGGGCAAACGCACCTCTTGGCCGATCGCCGATCTGATGACCCATCTCGACCGCCACGGCGTCGAAGCGGTGCATGAGAACTTTCCCACCACCCATCCGGTGGCGCAGACTCTGCTGTCCTATTGCGAAAGGCACGATCCCTCGCTGCTGGTCCTCGGTGCCTATGAGCACTCCAAGTTCCGCGAAGATTTCCTTGGTGGCGTGACCGCCGAGGTGCTGGAAAAGATCAAAATTCCCGTTCTGTTATCCCATTGA
- a CDS encoding D-2-hydroxyacid dehydrogenase family protein → MKVHILDDWFDTLRGLPCFDLLAGHDVTVWTDHQPDEAILADRLQDADCVVLFRERTKVTRGLLERLPNLRLISQRGAYPHVDVAACTDQGVLLCSNKGADGANHAAAELTFALILSAMRQLPQQMASVKAGNWQMGVGRSLRGRRLGIYGYGRIGRVVADYARAFGMEVIWWSSEAGRARAEADGETVAESRATFFGSCDVVSLHLRLTPETRGSVTAEDLSAMSPRAVLVNTSRAGLIAEGALLQALDAGHLGAAAVDVFDTEPLTDPNDPLLSHPKLIATPHIGFVTEDEFDKQFADIFAQVNAYAAGAPIHMINPSVYVP, encoded by the coding sequence ATGAAGGTTCATATCCTCGACGACTGGTTCGACACGCTGCGCGGGTTGCCTTGCTTTGACCTGCTGGCGGGGCACGACGTGACCGTCTGGACAGATCATCAGCCTGACGAGGCGATCTTGGCCGACCGTTTGCAGGATGCCGACTGCGTGGTGCTGTTTCGCGAGCGAACCAAGGTGACGCGGGGGTTGCTGGAACGTCTGCCAAACCTGCGCCTGATTTCGCAGCGCGGCGCCTATCCGCATGTGGATGTCGCGGCCTGCACCGATCAGGGCGTGCTGCTGTGTTCCAACAAAGGTGCGGATGGGGCCAACCATGCGGCAGCTGAACTCACCTTTGCACTGATCCTTTCAGCCATGCGGCAACTGCCGCAGCAGATGGCGAGCGTAAAGGCAGGCAACTGGCAGATGGGCGTCGGGCGCAGCCTGCGCGGGCGGCGGCTGGGGATTTATGGCTATGGGCGTATCGGACGTGTGGTGGCGGACTATGCCCGCGCCTTCGGGATGGAGGTCATCTGGTGGAGTTCCGAGGCCGGGCGCGCGCGGGCGGAAGCCGATGGCGAGACCGTCGCCGAAAGCCGCGCGACGTTTTTCGGGTCCTGCGACGTGGTGTCTCTGCATCTGCGGCTGACACCTGAGACTCGCGGCAGTGTCACCGCGGAAGACCTCAGCGCCATGTCGCCCCGCGCGGTACTGGTGAACACCTCCCGCGCCGGGCTGATTGCCGAAGGCGCGCTGCTGCAAGCGCTCGACGCCGGGCATCTCGGCGCGGCGGCGGTGGATGTCTTTGATACTGAGCCGCTAACGGATCCCAACGACCCGCTGCTCTCACACCCCAAGCTGATCGCCACCCCGCATATCGGCTTTGTCACCGAAGACGAATTCGACAAGCAATTCGCGGATATCTTCGCGCAGGTGAACGCTTATGCGGCGGGTGCCCCGATCCATATGATCAACCCTTCCGTCTACGTGCCATAA